A stretch of DNA from Microbacterium saperdae:
GAGCGCGGGCGCAAAGAGCCGTCGAGCGAGATGATCGCCGCGATCGCCGGAGCGCTCGACACCAGCCTGATCGAGCTCACCAGCGCCGTGGCGGATGAGTTGCGCTCGGCCGCGGTTCCGGCATCCGCTGCCGTGTCGGTGTCGCGCGGGGCATTCGCGCTCGCGGCCTGAGCTGCAGCAGCCCGCGGGATCACTCCACGCGCGCCCCCAGCACCGCATCGATCAGCCCGTAATCCCGCGCCGCCGAGGCCGTGAACACCCGGTCGCGATCGGTGTCGGCGCGCAACTCGACCACCGTGCGTCCGGTGTGCCTGGCGAGGATCTCCTCCATGTCGCTGCGTACCCGCACCACCTCGTCGGCCGCGAGGATCAGGTCGGGAATCGCGCCGCGCGACTGTCCGGCCGGTTGGTGCAACACGATCCGCGCGTGGGCGAGCGCCGACCGCTCCCCCGCGGCTCCGGCCGCGACCAGCAGAGCCGCAGGTCCGATCGCCTGTCCGACGCACGTCGTCGCGATGCGGGGGCGGATGTGCTGCAGCGTGTCGTAGATCGCCAGCGCGGCACCGGGGTCGCCGCCCTCGCTGTTGATGTAGAACTGGATGCCGGTCTCGGGGCTGTCCGCATCGAGGTGCAGCAGCTGCGCGATCAGCGCGTTCGCGACCCCCGCGTCGATGCCGGTGCCCAGGTAGATCACGCGCTCGGCGAGCAGGTGCGAGTAGACGTCCATGATGCGTTCCCCGCGCGGATGCTGCGCGATCACGTTCGGGATCGTGTAGCCGCTCATGCGCCGACCCCCAGTCCGACGCGGGCACGCCTGCGCGGCATCACCTCATCGATCGATGCGATGATCCCGTCGATGAAGCCGTAGTCCTGCGCCTGGCTCGCGGTGTACCAGCGGTCGTGGAGCGAGTCCTCGAAGATGCGCGCGACGGGCTGCCCGGTGTCGGCGGCGATGAGCCCGAGGACGGTGTCGCGCATGTGGCGCAGATCGTCGGCCTGGGTCTCGATCTCGCCCGCCGAGCCGCCGATGCCCGCCGACCCCTGATGCATCAGGATGCGGGCATGCGGCAACGCCCGCCGCTTGCCCTGCGTGCCGGCCGACAGCAGGAACTGCCCGGCGCTGCACGCGAGTCCGAGCGCGAGGGTGGTCACGTCGTTCGGGATCAGTCGCATGATGTCGCGGATCGCGAGCATCGACGGCACGGATCCCCCCGGCGAGTGGATCCAGAGCGCGATGTCGGTGGCGGGATCTTCGGCAGACAGCGTCAGCAGCTGTGTCATGAGCAGCGTGCCGTTGTCGTCGTCGAGAGCGCCGTCGAGCACGAGCACCCGCTCGTGGAACAGCGCGCGGCGGGCCTCGGGCCCGAACTGCGGGATGGGGTTGTCTTCGCTCATGCCTTCAGCTTCCGCCGTCATCCGCCGGCTCCGGCTCGATTCTGCCCTGGGCCGCTCTGCTCGCAGCAGACGGATGCCGCTGTCGACGCGCATCTCCGCGAAAACTCGTCGTAACACCGCGGACTCACGACGCTCCTACGCTCGGCACATGGCGAAGCAGAAGGCACCGGCATGGTCGGAAGACGGACTCAATTTCCGCACCCGCAAATGGGTGCGCCCCGAGGACCTCAACGCGAACGGGTCGCTGTTCGGCGGAAGCCTGCTGAAGTGGATCGATGAGGAGGCCGCGATCTACGCGATCGTGCAGCTCGGCAACTACCGCGCGGTCACCAAGCACATCTCCGAGATCAACTTCGAGGCGTCCGCGGTGCAGGGCGACCTGATCGAGATCGGCCTGCAGGCCACGCATTTCGGGAACACCTCGCTGACGATGCGCGCGGTGGCACGCAACATGATCACGCGCAAGCGCATCCTCACGATCGAGAAGATCGTCTTCGTGAGCCTCGACGAGGATGGCGTGCCCAGCCCGCACGGCTACGACAAGATCACCTACGACCGCGACCGCATGCCCACCGAGCGCCTGGCGACGGGCACCATCCGCCTTCCTGGTTGACGGCGAAGCGGCGTCGTCGAGCGGCCCGTCACAGAGGCGAAGGCTCCAGCGGGTGCAGTTCGTCCCGGGATGCGCTCGTCCAGCCCTCGACGCGCCCGCAGATCATGAGGAGAGCCTCGCGGAGATCAGCACCCGCGCGATGAAGCCCGTCGCCTCCCCACGACACCCAGACGGGGAACTCACCGTCCGGGGTGCGCGAGGACGTGTCCCACAGCAGGTAGTCGCCGTTCTCGCTCCACCCGAAGACTTCGAGGGAGGCGACGAGCTCCCACGAACCGTCCGGCTCGACCATCCAATCGAACTCCTCGACACGGCCGTCCTCATAGGCCTCGCGGAACCGCCGCGTCAGCGCGCCGCCACGCCCGGAGAGACCATCAGCCCAGCCGGCGAGCACCGGCGGGTAGATCAACCACAGTCCGACGAGACGCGCCCAGCCCGCGTGACGAATGTACCCCCGGTACGACGGCGGGAATCCGAG
This window harbors:
- a CDS encoding ClpP family protease — protein: MSGYTIPNVIAQHPRGERIMDVYSHLLAERVIYLGTGIDAGVANALIAQLLHLDADSPETGIQFYINSEGGDPGAALAIYDTLQHIRPRIATTCVGQAIGPAALLVAAGAAGERSALAHARIVLHQPAGQSRGAIPDLILAADEVVRVRSDMEEILARHTGRTVVELRADTDRDRVFTASAARDYGLIDAVLGARVE
- a CDS encoding ClpP family protease is translated as MSEDNPIPQFGPEARRALFHERVLVLDGALDDDNGTLLMTQLLTLSAEDPATDIALWIHSPGGSVPSMLAIRDIMRLIPNDVTTLALGLACSAGQFLLSAGTQGKRRALPHARILMHQGSAGIGGSAGEIETQADDLRHMRDTVLGLIAADTGQPVARIFEDSLHDRWYTASQAQDYGFIDGIIASIDEVMPRRRARVGLGVGA
- a CDS encoding acyl-CoA thioesterase; protein product: MAKQKAPAWSEDGLNFRTRKWVRPEDLNANGSLFGGSLLKWIDEEAAIYAIVQLGNYRAVTKHISEINFEASAVQGDLIEIGLQATHFGNTSLTMRAVARNMITRKRILTIEKIVFVSLDEDGVPSPHGYDKITYDRDRMPTERLATGTIRLPG